One Oncorhynchus masou masou isolate Uvic2021 chromosome 2, UVic_Omas_1.1, whole genome shotgun sequence genomic region harbors:
- the LOC135552056 gene encoding zona pellucida sperm-binding protein 4-like yields the protein MALNNVRLTILFNSCFHFLRPAVASGYKMTAVVFSSSKNVMNVDEVQRKGYAIANTPTRLVLRSPHNAEETYLQNVAGVPMRVLSTSTFFEQKWLVTRVDATAVCPTPGAVAFTPEVITWYMPKHIDPLLSSDAFTMLEVYMGIEAEHNDQYFVTYTIEPMLELLWIEEIAHEDTSYKVLFPITTPPMARPPQVHTPLDTVPEQAVFVLELGTFNLDVELLNITFPTMVLTVAECNARGFNVQEQRSPDNTLKTFRMEVPFSDPVVFKERRAEQGVTTFTLQMIYSLVIFPEYAPFSHSAVVDAVLLDIVPPSVTGNCDQENFHITVDYRNQEPFFVVLVGKRLLNHEFAQQYLTEGDTDFTITLPFSSPDTVFESVHSSSVRSRLDVALLNPYNNMTIKYFSLACSFLKTLTECFSNGTMTALAVKVDSVPGLNPGQLTLSDPACGPTYSDDRFAYFHFTVNSCGTTRKFINNVMLYENEISLPDELEVKLNATTSSEEEYQLKVSCYYVANITRTLAFLTRPRDNEPFAETGKGRLMVRMRLAQDASYNTFHQEEDYPVVRYLRQPLQFEVELTTTSDPKVALVLDHCWATLNEDRDSRPRWNLIINGCENPEDPYSVVFHPVVADARVHFPPHVKRFEVYMFSFAEDAVEPSGQVFVHCDVVICDASSPSVHYRG from the exons ATGGCGCTAAACAATGTGCGTTTGACAATTTTGTTTAATTCATGTTTCCATTTCCTGAGACCGGCTGTTGCTTCAGGATACAAAATGACAGCAGTCGTCTTTAGTTCTAGCAAGAATGTCATGAATGTGGATGAGGTCCAAAGAAAGGGCTATGCAATAGCCAACACTCCCACACGGCTGGTGTTAAGAAGCCCTCATAATGCAGAGGAGACATACCTTCAGAAT GTAGCTGGGGTTCCGATGCGGGTGCTCTCAACCTCAACCTTCTTTGAGCAGAAGTGGCTGGTTACTCGAGTAGATGCCACGGCTGTTTGTCCAACACCAG GGGCAGTTGCCTTTACTCCAGAAGTGATCACCTGGTACATGCCCAAGCACATAGACCCACTTTTATCCTCTGATGCCTTCACCATGTTGGAGGTGTACATGGGAATTGAGGCTGAACAC AATGACCAGTACTTTGTCACTTACACCATTGAGCCCATGCTTGAGTTGCTGTGGATCGAGGAGATCGCACACGAGGACACCAGCTATAAAGTCCTCTTCCCTATCACAACACCTCCAATGGCCAGGCCTCCACAAGTTC ACACGCCCTTAGACACAGTTCCTGAGCAGGCAGTGTTTGTGCTTGAGTTGGGGACCTTCAACCTTGATGTGGAGCTGCTGAACATCACCTTTCCCACCATGGTGCTAACTGTTGCAGAGTGCAACGCCAGGGGCTTCAATGTTCAGGAGCAGAGATCCCCGGACAACACCTTGAAGACCTTCAGGATGGAGGTGCCCTTCTCAGACCCGGTGGTCTTTAAGGAG AGAAGGGCGGAACAAGGGGTCACAACCTTCACTCTTCAGATGATCTACAGCCTGGTCATCTTTCCAGAGTACgctcctttctctcactctgccGTTGTGGACGCTGTACTGCTGGACATTG TGCCACCCTCAGTCACTGGCAACTGTGATCAGGAGAACTTCCACATCACTGTGGATTACAGGAACCAAGAGCCCTTTTTTGTAGTCTTGGTTGGCAAGCGGCTGCTTAACCATGAGTTTGctcaacagtatttaacagagGGTGACACAGACTTCACCATCACGTTGCCCTTCTCTTCGCCGGACACAGTGTTTGAG TCGGTTCACTCGTCCTCTGTCAGGAGCAGACTGGATGTGGCTCTGTTGAATCCTTACAACAACATGACCATCAAATACTTTTCCCTGGCTTGCAGCTTCCTCAAAACGCTGACTG AGTGTTTCTCTAACGGAACGATGACTGCGCTGGCGGTGAAGGTGGATTCTGTTCCCGGTCTGAACCCCGGTCAGCTGACCCTGAGCGACCCCGCCTGTGGTCCCACCTACAGTGACGATCGCTTCGCCTACTTCCACTTCACTGTGAACTCCTGTGGCACCACCAGGAAG TTTATCAACAATGTCATGCTGTATGAGAACGAAATCTCCTTGCCAGATGAACTTGAGGTGAAGCTGAATGCCACAACGTCTTCAGAGGAGGAATATCA GTTAAAGGTTTCCTGCTACTATGTGGCCAACATCACTCGCACATTGGCCTTCCTGACCCGGCCGCGTGACAACGAGCCTTTTGCCGAGACTGGGAAGGGTCGACTAATGGTCAGAATGAGACTCGCTCAGG ACGCCTCGTATAACACGTTCCACCAGGAGGAGGACTATCCAGTGGTGAGGTACCTGAGACAGCCTCTGCAATTTGAGGTGGAGCTGACCACGACCTCTGATCCCAAGGTAGCGCTGGTGCTTGACCACTGCTGGGCCACCCTCAACGAGGACCGTGACTCCCGACCCCGGTGGAATCTCATCATTAATGG CTGTGAGAACCCCGAGGATCCATACAGTGTGGTCTTCCACCCGGTAGTAGCTGATGCCAGGGTCCACTTCCCCCCTCACGTCAAACGCTTTGAGGTCTATATGTTTTCCTTCGCTGAGGATGCGGTTGAGCCGAGTGGCCAG GTCTTTGTCCATTGTGATGTGGTCATCTGTGATGCCAGTAGTCCCTCTGTCCACTACAGGGGC